One Mucilaginibacter ginkgonis genomic region harbors:
- a CDS encoding 5-formyltetrahydrofolate cyclo-ligase, producing the protein MTKAELRKIYSNKRKALSAEDYAILNQQLLAQFKTVDFSCVKYIHIFLPIISRREPDTYLIINYLKANHPNITLVYPQCNFAGCSMESFVDDTDLQLAENQFGITEPVAGNIINPDNIDMILLPLLAFDKRGYRVGYGKGFYDRFIARCRTDVQLVGLSLFEPMEHIDDVNEYDRQMHRCIMPDRVWDV; encoded by the coding sequence ATGACCAAGGCAGAACTTCGTAAAATATATTCGAATAAGCGCAAAGCGCTTTCTGCCGAAGACTATGCCATTCTTAACCAGCAACTTTTAGCGCAATTTAAAACCGTTGATTTTTCATGCGTTAAATACATTCATATTTTCCTTCCGATAATTTCCCGCAGGGAACCGGATACTTATCTGATCATTAACTACCTTAAAGCAAATCATCCCAACATAACCCTGGTGTATCCGCAATGCAACTTTGCAGGCTGCAGTATGGAAAGCTTTGTTGATGATACCGATCTGCAACTGGCTGAAAACCAGTTCGGGATTACAGAACCTGTGGCGGGTAATATAATCAATCCGGACAATATCGATATGATACTCTTGCCCTTGTTAGCTTTCGACAAACGCGGCTATCGCGTTGGTTATGGCAAAGGGTTTTACGATCGCTTTATTGCCCGCTGCCGTACAGATGTTCAACTCGTAGGTTTGAGTCTGTTTGAGCCGATGGAACATATAGATGATGTAAATGAATATGATAGGCA